The genomic window GAAACTGCCAATATGTTGGCATAAGTCTAGGATGTGGATATGATGGTAAACCTTTTCCATGAACTTCTTGTCTGAAGTTATCCATTTGTTCTTGAGTAAGTCTTCCTTCTAGAAAACTTCTTGCATAGATACCTGGAGAGATATGTCCTTGGAAAAATATTAAATCTCCACCATCTTTTTCATTTGGTGCTTGAAAAAAGTGATTAAATCCAACATCATATAGTGTTGCAGAAGATTGAAAAGATGCGATGTGCCCACCTAATTCTAAATCTTTTTTAGAACCTCTTAAAACCATAAGTTGTGCATTCCATCTAATGATAGATCTTATTTTTCTCTCTAGTGATAAGTTACCTGGCATTTTAGGTTCTTGTTCTACTGGAATAGTATTCAAATAAGCAGTAGTCGCATTATATGGTAAATATGCTCCACTTCTTCTTGCTTTATCAATAAGTTTTTCCAAAAGAAAATGAGCTCTTTCGCTTCCTTCTTCTTCAATAACTGCTTCTAAAGCATCAATCCATTCTTGTGTTTCTTGCGGATCAAGATCTTTCAAGACATCGTTTAAGTTTTCAACTGACATTTAGTAATCCTTGTTAGATTTTTTAATAGAAATTGCGATTTTCTCTATATTTACTGGTGAACATATGTCCAAAATGTAAAAATAATGTAAGCCCATTATCGAGTGTATCGAATTGTGGTCATATGGTACTTATTTTTACTTAACATATACTTATCAGAAAAATTAATTTTTTCATTTAAGTTATATTAGAAATATTATCAAATATAATGAAAAAACAACAAATTTTAGTCTATTTTACTAGAAAATTATGTTAAAAATATGTAAAATATTAATTAAAATTTAAGTTTAAGATAAAAATAATTATTTTTTGCTTAGAAAAGGTTTCTATGATTGAAGAAAAAAGCTCGTTTAGAGTTATAAAAGATGGTGAAAATTCTGCTAGGGTAAATATGGCAACAGATGATGCATTAATATCATCTTTTGAAGAAAATGATAAAGCTATTTTAAGAGTTTATCATTGGAGTAAATCATTTACTATAGGGGTTTCACAGGACTTTTCTTCTTATTCATTTTGTGATGAGTATAATGGTAATTATGCTAAGCGAGTTACTGGTGGTGGAGTACTATTTCATGGTCATGATTTATCATACTCACTAGTCATACCAACACCTATGCTAAAAAGTTACAATATTAAACAATCATATGAGCTGATTTGTTATTTTTTGCTAAATTTTTACAAAAAATTGGGTCTAAAAACGAGTTTTGCTAAGGATGATGAGGGTGTAAATCTATCTAAAAATGAGTTTTGTCAAGTGGGTTATGAAGCTTATGATATTTTGGTAAATAGACAAAAAATTGGTGGAAATGCACAAAGAAGAACAAAAAAAGTAATATTTCAACACGGTTCAATTCCTTTATACAGTGTGAAAAAAAGTAACACAAATTTAGAAAATGAAAACAGTATTGATGAAAGATTTGGAATCAGCTTAGAAGATTTAAATATAAATTTAACATATGAAGAAGCAAAGAATTTATTGATAGAATCTTTTAATGAAAGTTTTAAAGTAGAATTGATAAATTCACAATTAAATGAGAAAGAAAAAAAGAAAAAAAAAGAGTTATTAAAGGATAAATATGACTATGCCAAGTAATATGGAATTTGCTGAGAAAAAAGTAAATTTCAAAAAACCAGAATGGTTAAGAAAAAAATTAACACCAAGTGCACAAATAGAGATGGAAAATCTTTTAAAAGATGTGGGTGGATTACATACAATATGCCA from Arcobacter sp. F2176 includes these protein-coding regions:
- a CDS encoding lipoate--protein ligase family protein; its protein translation is MIEEKSSFRVIKDGENSARVNMATDDALISSFEENDKAILRVYHWSKSFTIGVSQDFSSYSFCDEYNGNYAKRVTGGGVLFHGHDLSYSLVIPTPMLKSYNIKQSYELICYFLLNFYKKLGLKTSFAKDDEGVNLSKNEFCQVGYEAYDILVNRQKIGGNAQRRTKKVIFQHGSIPLYSVKKSNTNLENENSIDERFGISLEDLNINLTYEEAKNLLIESFNESFKVELINSQLNEKEKKKKKELLKDKYDYAK